The genomic window TCTTACGTGAATTGAATTACTGGAAATGTCATTGCCACATGTTAATCaccaacaaaattaaatcatcagtaatattataaaaatcacCCATGAAATTACAAACAATGTTTTTTGTTAGTGAAATGTCATGTTCATATATGGAAATACCGACGAAATAAAacaggtaatttttttgtttggcgtGCTTTTTCTGTCTATAAATTTATCGGTGATTATAATACCGATAAAATGACCGACATAACTTAAATCATCGAGAAAAGTTTTTTCGATGAACAATAACTATCTGTGAGCctgttggtaaaaattatgCCGATAGAATCATTGTCTAACTAGTGACAGAATATTCCATTGATGTAAAATTCTAGTAGAAACATAAAGTTATAAATAaagttacaaaaataaatttatatgaaagATAAATCATagagaaaatttgaattgaaattgtgTAATGATAAAGGTTAAGTAATTAGAATGAAGAAGAATCTCTTGAAATTCTAACTCTAAGACCTTGttattcaagaaagaaaaagtaatcGACATACAAGTCAATTTATAactaataaattcataattaggATTACTAGTAGAATGCaatttcaaataagaaaataaataatttaaaattaataatactttgaattattttttacaaagactaattaaaaaaacttcttcCAATGGAAGAATTACAAGGATCTTTTAGAATGCTTGACCATGAAATCTCTCAAGTCAACTTAGTTTttcagcaaataaaaaatttacttagttttttttagcaaaaatatAGTGTTGAAGTTTGCCAATATCAGCTGTGCCTGATATAATGAATATTAATGGTGCCACTAATCATCTTGTTAGTAAGCCATTTGTAAATCTTTTATTGCATAATTAATAATCACATGTGTTTTGTTTaagatgtttattttgaatatcaGTACGATTCatgtttaggatttttattttatttttatttttgaaatatatagtGTTAGTCTTCTAAAGGAAAGAGAAGGATTACAATACTAAATTTTGGTTTCTATTTTGATTAAagatttaatcaatcaaatcctatttattgatttaaattttaaggtcATAATTTATCAAAGATAATAGATCATGTTCCAagaaatatgataggatcaatCCTTTCAAagttatctataatttagagggggaagaaagagatgaagaagaagaaaactactTTTATATCCGCTAATATTACAAATCTTGATCTTAAATGGAAGCCTATACATTTATGTTAGGAATTAAATGGATTAGAACAAAATTCAAGAACTTAAGGGGggagaaaaccaagaaaacaaagagcTACCCCGTAGAGCGAGTCCTCTTGTGAAATGGAGCTTCGTCTTTGGTCACGCCAGCGTCTTTAATTTTCTCCATTTCCATCATTTGTATTTGTGTATTTACTCCGAGAGTTGCACTTTGAATCAGATTTGGACACCCATAATGTGCGTTTTAATCTGTCAATCAATCCCTTGccatttatattattcttgGAAGTTCGTGGACATTCATTACCTGTGAACTTTGAACGTGAAGACCCTTCCATTTTCTCTCTCCCAAAATGCAGCCGAAACCCGGAAAAAGAAGCAGATCCTCTTTCACCTTTTTCTATCTTATTAGCGTCCCTCAATTCATGGTGGAAACTCGCAGACCTAGATGACGACTTTGCCAAACTTCTTTCTTCCATTACAGACTTGTGCGAAATTTTATGCAAGCTTGAGTACTCCAGAACTCTTCCAATTTCCTCTTCAGATTCAAGCAAAAGCTTCGAACCCTTTTCCTTCATCACCGCACTTGTCTCCACCTCTGACTTCTGTAGAGGCTTCTTCTCCAttaaacttcttttcttttcagacTTTCGCAAGAGCTTTTTCATGCGAGATAGGTCTTTTTCCAAGCTCTCAATTCGTGAGTTTGTAGAGTCCATTTCTACCTTGAGTTGAGCTGCTTCTCGTACTGCTGCATCTCGTCGGAGGATTGAGCCCAGAGTTATGGAGCCTCTAGTTTGATGACTGCGTGTATAATGGTGATTAGTTGTGGTGGGGGTTGTCAAGACTGTCCGGCGAGTGTTTAGCTGCTCGACCAACATGGCTCGTACTATGAATCTTAAAGGCAGTCTAGGGTTTTGCACTGCGTGTATGAGACATTGAGTTGAGAGCTTATCACAGTCTATGAAATTGCAGATTTCAATCTTCTGCTCTTCTGTTATCGTGCTACTATGTTCCtgtggtgaaaaacaaaaagaagtcaCGACAAAAAGAAATTTACCTCCTAATTACCAAGCAGGAGATCAGGGAGAAGAGCAAACtaggatgaaaataaattaacccTTCAGGAGCTGTACAAGTTGTAAAACATGAACGAATTAAGATCAGGAACCAGAAGTTCGAGTATTGCCTTCTAAAGAaagattgcttttatttttaattttgaccttttactaaataaaagacaaaagagAAGGCATTTGAAAGCCAATTAAATGTGAACAGCGAAAGTACCTGAATGTAAAGGTCCACAATCCTATACAGCGCGTCGTGGCTCTCAAACCTACATTGCATACACTCACCGACTATTTGAAAATCGTCGGTTGCCAGGTTTATAACGTCGTCAACACAACCATCCAGCATTTCATCGCTCTCTCCCGTCGAATTTAACGCTTCAACGCACCTACTGACCAAAAACGCTGTCGTTTCAGCCTCTGGAAGCAAACGCAAGCAGGAACAGAAAATAACCCTCGCTAACTCCCTCTCAACGGTGATGGCCCGAAGGAAATACGTTTCCGTTATCTGATTCAAGTTCTCTTCATGTTTCCCGTTCGTCTCCGTCATGCCAAGTAACTCAGCTGCTATTCGTAAGGGAACAACGTTGAACGGCGTTATGACAACGTGGGTGCCATAGCAGAAGTCTGCTGCTAGAGCAAATGTTTCGGGCGTTATGTTTAATGTCAGAGTTATTTCGGAGAGCCCCGCCAGTTGACGTCTTAAATAAGAGCTCCTTGATGTCAGCGGATCCTATGAAAAAGATTTCGATAAATGTTTACTACTGTACGGCACCATGACTTTTCATTAATTGCTACTATTCATGATTTTTGGACAAAAATGAAGAGATCCAAAAGAAAGTTGCTTCAAGCGCACAACAAGCCAccatctttaaaataaaataagcaacaACTGGTTTTCCTAGAGGGCAAACTCCATAGATTCATTAATGGGGCAATTGAAATTTTGTGGGAAAACTTAATTTGCATGGAAGAAATGTATCTGATTATTACACAACCATAGTATCTACTTACTATTGtcttgtttattatttaaaaaatctaccTTAAAATTACAGTAACAGACACATTCGTGGTTCAAGATCGATCGAGGGATTTGTAAATCAATGAAAATTCTAAGGGCTTTGAACCTAGACCCTCTCTTCGGAAGGGGTGGTACTATTCTCTTAGCAAAATCttgggtagttttttttttaatcatttcccACTCCCATGCGATAGAATATTCACATTGAATATGTTCTAAACATTATCGATCTTATACCTCATTGGCCAAATTGCATCTTAGTTTTAGCTACAGACAGACCATTCTAATCATAGTGGCATAGGATCCAATCTTGTCTTCTTGCAACACCTCGCAACAAATACTCATGCTCATTATTTAATTTCCTGTTGAAATTACTTGAATTATCTTCCAAGTCTTTCTCACTAACTTCAATTTCTGGTTATTGTTTTCATGAGCACTAAATAATTCATtggaaaaataaagtaaaatatatatatattggtaaaTCCAACTTCAAATATGAACAATAATGCACCGGTAGGTAATATTACTAGATCAAACAATAAACCAAATGAATCAACTGACCTTGTGCAGATGGAAACAAGTTCCCATGACATAGATCAAGACATCCGCTTTTCGCCCTGTCGCCAGTGacctattatatttattttgtatttatttataacaacaaaaagaagtACTTTCATACacaggtatatatatattgatgttcttttaactgataaaaaataaaaataacattgaataaaaaaatatgtgtaaaagaaaatattataccATGACTCTACTCTAGAGCGGAGGGGTGTTGGAGGAGAAGAAAGAtcagacagagagagagaaggggaggaagaagaatgTTCATATTCTTCTTCATATATGGTATCTGCAACTCTCAACTCCTTCCAGCTGCTCATTGTTGGGACTGGATTTCTTTTAGATCGATTCGGCTCTCTCTTGCGAAGAGGGATCACAGTTTTCAAAACGATTTGAATACCGTTGTCGTTGCCATTAGGGTTTTTGGAAGGTGAGAAATTCCCTCCCTGGTTAATAACGAAATTGGTAGGGGTATTAATGGTGCATGTGATGACTCATAAATGCTGGTCTTaactcctgtaaaaaaaaaaaaaaaaacaattgcctTTATACAGTGTGGTAGGTTTAGGACAAACATAAATTATAGTCCTGGCTCCTATTCAAGTTAAAGTCTGGAACCGTCATAAACTATGAGTCTTGGTTCCTAATCTGGGGCCACGTTTGATAAATTTTCgataattgatttatatttccGCTTTGTAATAGCATAACTGTGTACTTTCGTGAATTATGACGCTGGCTGATCTTGGACCATGGTTCGTCGCGATGTCTTATGGAAAGGATAGCAAAAGGTCAATTCGCACAATAACTCAGTCTATAAATTGCCAAGTGTAGCGATTACTTGTCATGTTTGGACctaaatttaacttaattttacgGGTATATCGTTAGTATACTTTTTTAGAAGTAGCGAGTCCGTGCGACGAATCTGGATTTGTTATGGCTATAGAATTCTAGCAAGGCTaagagttcaaaaaaaaaaaaaagattttgatggataaatattttttttttttgtcaaagttcatatataaaagagtaaataaaaaataaaaaaattgataactcAAAATTCTTGGGCTCAACGTGTGGTACATGTGGGTCTGACGAGTTACCAAATTCAATATCATTGAGTTTAGCTATGTATTGCCATGTACACTTGGGTTTGGCGAGCTACCAAACCCAACATCTTTAAGCTCGACATCATATCAAGCCCAAATGGATATAAAACTAACAATCTTAATAGACTCTATTTTGGACCATAAGACTTCACTTATTTATTCTTATGAAtcttaacataaaatgttaagaTCAATGATACTTATCTCTCAACATTCTTATAAAAGTCTTATAAGAACTTATCATTTTTCTGTAATAGATATTTATTACTCATTAATACTATTAGAAGAAAATTACTTTCAAGTTCATTatgtctataaaaaaaagactcatgGGGTATATATATCCCGTGAATCCTTTAAGCATCAAGTttacaatctcttcattctcaatatttttagcatatatattttgaaagtctatctctttaaaatatcattgtatttctctttttaaaaagatacttaGTTAAATATCTGAGAGTCtccaaatatacaaaaaaagacCTTTAGCAAATACCAGtcatctacaaaaaaaaatgaaatagattGCTAGAACCAAGAGATTAATTGATTACAACACATAAACTTTGCTCCTAAgcttcttagattttttttgtcacaTCATTATTGGCATCATCTACTAGAAATGATAAAAAGCcatcaattattatttcataaatgatttttaatgagAGAATTGACCAGATTGCTAGAACCAAGAGATTATGATCTTGTTGATGATATCAATAAAGTTCCTTCAACATGAAAAACTACtttaatgatgaaaaatattccAAGTCATCTTGGAAGGAATGATATACTATGAATACTAGATGTGCACTATTTATAAAAGAATCAGAAGGCTATACaacatttttgttgttttaagttAGAACATGGTTTCTCCTATTTACCCTGGGGCTTGGTGAGATAAACAAATACAGGCCACACTTTTTGCCAACTTCATGAATGTTGTTAAAACCTCGAGAGCTAAAAGTTTTCAAAaagtacaaataaaatattggttCAGGCCGTAAAACATGTGAAGTCTTTTTAGAAACTATCCAAAGGGAAACAAGTCAACTACCTAGAAGAAATGTACTAGAGAAACTCTATATTCTCCTCACTTATAGAACTAAGACCATGATCTCAATAGAAGTTGGATACCCAGGTCATCAAGTTAATTATACCTTAAAGTGCAATAAAAATGTATCATAGTTAATGATTAAGAATGtaagtttcttatatatataaaaaacttatttattcaaaataatgatGTTTTCATTTTCTCCAGGTGATGTCTAAGGACCTCTCATTAACCTTTCAAGGATGAGATTGACTTTGTCTCCCTAATGCGATTGCACAATTTACCATGGAAGGGATTGACATGATCTCTCTAGTGCAATTGCACAACTCTCCAAGGATGAGATTGACATGACATCAATCTAGGGCAATAGCCTCAAACTCACCAATGAAGGAATTGACTTTGTCTCTTTAGTGTGATTACATGATTTACCTTGAAATGGATTGATATGGTTTCCTTGGTACACTTACACAACTCTTGAAGGATGTGATTGACATGGAATCAATCCAGGGCAATAGCCGCAAACTCACCAAGGAAGGAATTGACTTATTCTTCCTAGTGCGATTGCACAATTTACCTTGGAAGGGATTGACATGGTCTACCTAGTGCAATTGCACAACTCTCCAAAGTTGAGATTTATATGAAATCAATCCAGGAAAATAGCCCCAAACTCATGAAGGATGGGATTAACTCGGTCTTCCTAATGTGATTGCACGACTTACCTTGACAGGGATCAACACGGTCTCCTTAGTGCGATTGCATAACTCACCAAGGATGGGATTGTCTCAGCCTTCTTAGTGTAATTGGACAACTCACCTTAGGGGATTAACACGATATCCTAGGGAAATAACCCTAAACTCACCAAAGATGGGATTGACTTTGTCTCCCTAGTGCGATTGCACAACTCAACTTGGCAGGAATCGATATGATACCTTTATGGAAAATAGACCCAAACTCACTAAGGATGTGATTGACTCAATCTTCCTAGTACGATTGCACAACTCGTTTTGGCAAATATTGACACGGTATTCCTAGGGTAATAGCCCCACACTCTCCAAGGTATTTGACTTGATCTTATTAATGCGATAATACCAATCTCCATGAAATACCTAGGGGCATCTCACCAAGTCAACTAGAATTCATCCAGACAATAATATACCTATAACCTCGTTTTGATCTCAGTTCAAGGAAAAGGGTGAATCCTACTAAGGTTGGGCAAACTTCAAACTTtaatggccaaacttagaaaatttatattttttttttctgtgtagAGGCATTAGTATAAGCATTGGAACCACACTAACTTTCTAAAGGATTTTCCGCCTATATATTCTTTTAAGTATAAACATTGGAttcatacaaatttttttaaagaaaaattttaaggaTTTAGACCTTGCGTGACATTTTTACTATAAACGTTAGATCTATACAGACTACACaagaaatgaaatataaaaataaagtttataaaatGAACATTACATAAGAATAAACCCTACAAGACCATGATTGTTTACATAACTAAGGGGAGACGGGGGGCTAAGACAAACATTTAGGCCAGGCATCTCAGCTAGATTTTTCCCATGTTGGGCAACTGCAATCGTAGTAGGGGAAAACATCAGCAATGGCATAGGGACTAGATGGAAGACAACATTAAAGTCCACCTGTATTCCTCTTGATTGATTGAAGAAATACATTGTGtaaggatttacaatcaatactatttgagaatagataaagcattttctctaattcacctaggCTAATGAAACCTCTTTTAATTACTTAAATacattcatatagttcatgttatactcaataCCATTGGTATATCAGAATTGAAGTATAACATtctatatataagataacttagtggtCTCAAGtataaggatcacttacacaatcgTCGCATGAGTCTTTTCATAGACACAAGTAATCTCttcatataaaattctcatacaGGTCAGTTTAGTGTATATATCATCTA from Populus trichocarpa isolate Nisqually-1 chromosome 5, P.trichocarpa_v4.1, whole genome shotgun sequence includes these protein-coding regions:
- the LOC7476442 gene encoding BTB/POZ domain-containing protein At3g49900, which translates into the protein MSSWKELRVADTIYEEEYEHSSSSPSLSLSDLSSPPTPLRSRVESWSLATGRKADVLIYVMGTCFHLHKDPLTSRSSYLRRQLAGLSEITLTLNITPETFALAADFCYGTHVVITPFNVVPLRIAAELLGMTETNGKHEENLNQITETYFLRAITVERELARVIFCSCLRLLPEAETTAFLVSRCVEALNSTGESDEMLDGCVDDVINLATDDFQIVGECMQCRFESHDALYRIVDLYIQEHSSTITEEQKIEICNFIDCDKLSTQCLIHAVQNPRLPLRFIVRAMLVEQLNTRRTVLTTPTTTNHHYTRSHQTRGSITLGSILRRDAAVREAAQLKVEMDSTNSRIESLEKDLSRMKKLLRKSEKKRSLMEKKPLQKSEVETSAVMKEKGSKLLLESEEEIGRVLEYSSLHKISHKSVMEERSLAKSSSRSASFHHELRDANKIEKGERGSASFSGFRLHFGREKMEGSSRSKFTGNECPRTSKNNINGKGLIDRLKRTLWVSKSDSKCNSRSKYTNTNDGNGEN